Genomic window (Canis lupus dingo isolate Sandy chromosome 6, ASM325472v2, whole genome shotgun sequence):
GTGTCGGCTGGCGGCTTTGGAAGTGCGTGGTGCTATGGGGGCTTGCTCTGCTCCTCAGGTCCCGTAGCCCCCGGAAGCCAATAGACTCTCTCCGAGACTCTCGGTCTCTCAGCTACTCGCCTGCGGAGCGCCGCCGCCCCTCGCCCCAGCCCTCGCCACGGGACCAGCAGAGGTAGGGCCTCCTGTCTGTAAGCCCAGTCTGACCAGCATTGCTGAGAAGTTCTGAGGCCCAAAGGGGCCAGTTTGATGTTGCCTTGTGTGTGATCTGATCTCTTCTCGGTGTTGTTGCAGCAGCAGTGAGCGGGGTTCCCGCAGAGGCCAGCGTGGGGACAGCCGCTCCCCAGGCCACAAGCGCAGGAAGGAGACACCCAGCCCCCGGCCTGTGCGGCACCGTTCCTCCAGGTGCGTCGTCCTGGCACTCAGGTGCTAGTGTCCTTGTGAGTGTGCGGGCTTGGCGGGCCACTTCCCTGACTGTCCCTTTCTGTTGCAGGTCTCCTTGAATCTTTCTGGGGCTCATTCTATCATACCCCAAGTTCCGGAGCTGCAGGGAGTGTCCCCTTTCCCCAGCAGAACTGTGGGAAGGGTCCTTGTCTGCCCCCCTTTGAGCCCCGGCAGCATCTTGGGGGCgggctctccccccccccctttttctttgtTCCTGTGAAATGTTAATCTCTGTGAGTTTTTCCTGGTTCACGTTTTTGGGGGGTTTGGGGTGGGTGGGAATGAGAATGGGAGTTGTGGGAGGGGAGGATACAGTTGGGGACACCCTGGTCTTGAGTTAGAAAGGGTCTGGGAGGCCATGATGCCCCCTCCTTTACCCCTAAGTTCCTGGGGGGGCGGTGGTTTGGAACTTGGGAACTTGTGTGAGGTGTtcccagagggaaggggcaggagtgGAAATTAGTTGGCCCCTACTGCCCCCCAGTGAGGTTGTggcccctcccccaacttttcTTCACGTTTCTTAAAggcattttggttttttaaaatctgtacagCAAGAGCaactttttctgtcaaataaaaatgagaaatgcagGAATTGGGTCTATAGATTGTTTATTAGGGGTGGAGACAAGAGCTGTCCTCTGACACTGCCCCCGCTGCCCCTTGGGCCTCAGGATCTCAGGCTGCAGGTCCTCCAGGGATCCCAGTCTAAAGCCTACACCCTGGCTCCAGCTTGCTTCTCCTCAGCTCAGGAGCTTGGGGGAGCAGTGGGAGCCTGCCTGCTGGGAGGAAGTCTCTAAAGGAACAAAGCCTCAAACCTTAATCCCCAGGCTGAGTAGAAATATCTTCTGGGGCTCCAGGTACCTCCCAGTCCTCTGCCAGGGGCTTCGGGCAGGTGGGGGTGGACGGTTGGGCCCACAGAGCTTGGGGTCTCTCCTGCTGGCCTAGCAAGCAAGGGCCCAAGAAGGAGTCTTGAATGGGGGGCAGACCCCATCCCAGGAAAAGGGTAATGCCTGAGTCAGAAGAGGGTGCGCAAAAAAGGCAGCAACCAGGCAGACACCCAAATCTCTTTTATTGGGGGGCACTGGGGGCGGGCCCAGGGCCCTCTCACTGCACCGCTTGTTCATTGGCGCTGCTTCCTGAGTCCTGCGGCTTCATCACGTCTGGCAGCTCAGGTGGGCTGGAGAAGGGTTCAATGCGCAGGGCCTCGAAAGCTTCATCTGGTGGACAGGGGAGTGGGGAAAGCTGGAGGGAGCAGCCACCTCTAGCTTCTGGGGTCCTCTGGGCAAATTCCCACCTCTGAAGAGGGAGTCTCCTCCTACCCAGATTGCCCATCTCCAACATCCCTGTCCCTCCTCAACCCTTTGCACCTACCAGTGTGCCCATGTACTGACCCCTACCCACTTGTCTCCTCTCACCCAGAATCTCCACCATCTGTTCCATTCACAGTTTTTCTCTACCACACAATTCTGAGTTCAAACCAGACTGTTCTTCCCTTACCTGAAACCTCCCGATACCTTCCCCATCACTCTGAATAAAATTCCAAGTCTACACATCCATACCTTGGTCTACCTGTCTCCTGCGCTCCCAGTTTCCCCATTAagctctttcctgcctcagggcctttgtatttGATGATCCTGAGAATTCCCACTGCGAGTGGCTGGTTGGGGGCAGGCTGAGTGTCAACCCCAAGTCACCTCAGAGAAGCCCTCCCCCACCATCCTATATAGCCCCTGCACTGCAGcagtggctcagtcctttaagcttaagcatctgctttctgctcaggtcttgattcctaGCTCCCCGCTTAGCTGGAAgtcggtctctgcctctccactctgctcctccctcttgctGGCAAAATTATCAAAAACACCAACTCGGTGCATTCCAATGCCTGTGCGTTGCTACAGGAGTATTTACCTACCACTGGCCAAAATGGAGATTTCTTTTGACCAGCTGCTTCCCCCATTACCACCAGTTCCAAAAGGGCCCTTCTTGTTCCTGTCACCTCAGCACAGAGCAAATGAGCCCTGCTTCCTCACTTTTCTCCTGCACTTTTTTCTAACAGGGAGACTTTATCTCTTCCTGGTGCAGGGTTTTGAAGCAATTGGCAGAGTGGGTGTATAGCCCTCCATAGTAATGGCCAGAGACGGTAAACATCCTGTAGGGCACAAGACCCCTCACACGATTTTCCAACCTAGATGTCAACAGTGAACTGAAAGAAAGATCCCCTGCCCCAGCTTAATAATGGCTTCATCTTCCAAGCTACAGATCTGCAATGACCACTCTCTCATCGCCGCTCTCATTTTTGGTTAATAGTCCGGAAAAATGCTATTTAACACTTGATTTGACTGAGCAGCCAGTTTAGGGTGGGAAGAGTCCTGTGTTAGAACTCTataaggacccccccccccatacattTTGCAACAAAAGTAACCTGTGGGAGGAGCAAACAACAGCCAGTCCAGTTAAAATTGAAGCCTTTTTCTTATAGGCAGGACATATACGGAAAGCAGTGAACCACTCCCCCCAGGTATCCCTTGGATTTTTAAATACTAGGGCAGGGGCTGAACATCAATTCCAGGCCTGTCAGTCCCAGCAAGTGACCTAATTTCCTCAGGCTCAGCTACTCATTCTTAAAATGGGCACAATACCAGTCTGGAATGCACAGAGATGCCGTGGGATTAAGCGATGCCTGGCAAAGACTACTTGGCATGGTGCCCAGCTCAGGCAAGGTCCCGCCTGTCTGCATCTGAACCACAGCTCTCCCCGTGACTGCCAGCAAGCCTCAGCGTCCATGTCTCCAAAGTGGGGACAGCAGTGCTTCCCTCTCAGGCTGCGGAGTATTAAATAGgacaatggaaataaaatacaaggCCCAGGACTCACTAAGacctctttaaaaacaaagctggTATTGTGATTAGGAATACCTCAATCCCTTGTGAAATaggcttcaatttttttcttttttgaagattttatctatttattcatgagacacacagagaaagaggcagagacacaggtagagggagaagcaggctccacgcagggagcccaatgtgggactcgatcccaggaccccgggcagaaggcaggcactactAAACCACccaaaccacccaggcgtcccctagtCCCTAGGCTTCAATTTCGACAAGcatctcctttgcccctccccccctttgtGAGGAAACACTGTCAGAAGACACTGCCCTAGAGGCTGGGAGGAacagcagcaggctccctgtgaccCCTTTCTTTGGCTGCCCCCGCTCACCTGCTCGGAAGGCCAGCCCTACAGTGGCTGGGGCCTGCGGCCTCGCCGTCTGACTGGTGAAGCCACACTCTCCCAGTGTCTTGCCATCATCCAGAAGCTGGTCATCctgaggagagaggcaggcagggtgtTGGGAGAGGCCCCAGGAGGGGTGAGTCCCAAGGACTTCCCTGGTCAGCAAGTACCCTGAAAGTCAGAAGAGGGAAGATAGATGGCCCCCAGGAGGGCTGAGAACCACCCCCAGAGCATACCAAACACGACTTCCAGGGCTACGTGCATTACTTCCAAAACCAGAACCTCCCAGACTGGGGCTCCTCAATCTCCTTTCCCCACCAAACTCCAAGTGATCCTAATTTTAAGACTCAGTGACCCAGTGTGTCCAGTGGCAGACTTGCTTTAAATCCCAGCTCCGCCACCTTGGACAAAGTGGTGGATCTCTTGGAAGGtgtggttttctcatctgtaagatgggaattACCAGAATTTTCGCACCGTTTTGGGCAGCCAGGGGCTTTGCCGAGGGCAGCCGACCCGGAAAGCAGAGAGCACCGGGCCCGGAAGGGGCACACGCAGCGGGGAAGCCCAGGGACTGACCGCGGCCAGCTCCGTCGGGAGTGACTTCCGGCGAGGCCTAGCGGGGCCCCTGCCCCTGGACCCCTGCGTCGGGCCAAGGCGACGGCCAGCCTGCCCCGTGAAGACCCAGCGGCCCAAGCCGCCTTCGCCGCACGGCTGCGACTGACCAGTGAGGGCGGGACGGGCTTGCAGAGCCTCGCAGGAGctcgggggaggggcagggaggcccgCTGGGCTGGGCCGCTCGGCTGCCGCCCATCAGGGCTGGGGGCGCTCCCGAccggcccgcggggggcgggggccggggcttCAATCCCGCGCTCGGCCGCTGCTGACCTTGGACTGCGAGGCCGCCTcgcccagcctcagtttccccagccgGCCGCCTCGCCTCCACGCGGGGGGAGTTCCGGCCACTGTTTACACCAACGACGCGGCCGCCGCGCAGCgctgccgcccccgcccgccctcccgcccgcGCCGCACCTTGTACAGCCGCTGCTCGTCGGGCGGCCGCTTGAGGATGCCCTCGACGATGCGCTTCAGCTCGAACACAGTGCTCGACTCCTTGGCGTCCGTGAAGATGGTGGTCTTGTGGCGCCGGATCATGAGGAACACGTCCTGGGGGCGGCGGGCCGGCGTGAGCACGGAGCCCGgaccccccgcgcccccgccggccgCCACTCCCCCAGCCCCGCGCGGCCCGACGCCCTCCGCcaccccccgccggccccggcccgccgcccctccccccgcacccGCTCACCATCGCGGCGGCTGCCTGTCCCCCCTCGACGCGCCGGCGCGGCCGCGCTCCGCCCCGTTCCCGGCaggccgcgcgccccgccccagCGTGCCTCGCGCCCGgtggccccgccccgcggccgccaTTTTAAGTGATGCGCCCCCGGCTCGGCCGGACCGCGCGGCGGGCGGCCATCTTGGCGCCGTGGCGTGGTGGGCGTGGGACGGGGTCCGGCGCGGCAGGTGGCGGCGCCATGTTGGGAGTGGCAGAGCGgaaggccccccgccccccaccgcctGCGGTCAGGAGGTGTGGGCGCAGCCTCGGCGCTCCGTGGGGAACGAGGGGGGCTGACCCGGCGAGTGCGGAGTACCCCCGGGCCTGGGAGGGCTGTGACCGCTGTGCATCCTGGTCATCGGGGCGGCACAACTTTCGCGCCGCAGCGACCCCTTGGCTGCTGCGTGTGtcgggggggggaggagggtctGTTCATAATTGAGGGGCTCCCTGGCCGCCACGGGGGTGAGGTTCTGGGTCTTCTGGCCGCCCCCGTGGTTGGCCGTCCCCATCTCCACGACCAGCCGTAGCGGGGCTTGGTGACCTGGAGGGACTCCGGGAAGCGGCCGTCGGGGTCGGGGGTGGTCAGGGGAACTCGCTCggccccgggggggcggggccgccgcgcGCCCGCGGTCGCAGCTCCCCTTGGGACGCAGCCAGCCCCGGGAGGGCGCGAGCCTCAGCCAGGTCCCTGGCGGGGCCCCCAGGAGCCGCGGGAGCCCCCCGCCGCCGGCTCCGCCCCTCGGGGGGGGCTGCATTTGACAGTTGCGAGCGGGCGGGACCCGGAGATGCCGCCGGCGGGGCCTGAGTCCAGCCGGTGGCTGACGGCGACTCACCCGAAGAAACGGAAACTGCCAGTTGCTTTACCAGCAAAACTGGGCTTCAGGGGGGACGGCAGAGAATTGCGCGGCAGGACAAGGGAGAGACCGCAGGGAAGGGGCCATGCGGGCGGCTGTCACCCCCAGCATGTCCCCTGGAATGGAGCGGCTTCCTCGCGCTCGCGGGCGGCTGGTCCCGCGGGGCTgcggcggccgggcggggagGCCGAGTGCCCCCTGCCGGCCTCCCGCCTGCACCCCGAGCGCGGTTTCCTTCTACTAAtcgcgggggggagggggggtgcaggCTCCGCGCGCGGACCACCTGGGATCCAAATCCtggccccccacctgccccccagggcAGCTTTCGGCAGTTAGAGTTCAGTTTCGTCTTCTTTAAGACGACGGAACAGCTGTTTGTAAAGTTTGCAGATTTTCATCAAGAATTGGTATtcgggggcgccccgggggggctcgcggttgagcgtctgcctctggctcagggcgtgaccccgggatccggaccgagtctcgcatcaggctccctgcgtggagcctgcttctccctctgtctctgcttctctgtgtgtctctcatgaataaataaataaatcttaaaaaaaaagttggtgttcagggggcatctgagtggctcagggcgggatcctggggttctgggatggagttccgcatcggggctccatgctcagtggggagtgtgcttgtccctctctttccATTGTCCCCCCACGcacttctttctgcctctctctcaaataaaatcttaaaaaaaaaaatcagtattcagTAGGTGTTTCTACAACTGCAACCGTACTACTCATTTTTGACTTCTAGCCCCTGCCTCCTTGGGGGGGCCCCCACAGTCCTCTCCCCTCCTGTCACTcttccctccctgggcctgggcgGCCTGGCTTCCcctggctccccagccccaggctgacCACGTCCGCATCATGGCCTGCGTGCAGCGGCAGCGGCAGTGGGCGAGTAACAGGGCGGCTAGTCCTTGGCTCAGGCCCAAGATTTCCATTTAATCTCAGCATCTTTGCTACAGAGATTTGGAGGCCTTAGATCCTGTACTGCTGAGGAAGGAGAGCACGGGGCAGGGAAAGGGTGTGCCAAGGAGAGGGCAGCAGCCTAGTTggccttcctctcctttttttaaaagcattgatTATCATATAATTATCATGACTGGTAGTTCTTGGGGTGCCTCTCATTTGTAGAGTGTTTTACAACTACTTTCATCCCCACAAGGGAAGATTTACAGCTCAGTATGGAGTTTGAGTCAGCTGCCCAGCTCTGACCCGGTTCCGCCTCACCTGCTGTGGGCCTTAGGGCACGCCccctaacctctctgggcctgtctgCCCATCGGTGAAATTGAAAACACCCACGAGGTGTTCTTGGAGCCGCCGAGAGCGTGCTCGTGCCAGGTGCAGCATTCGTGCCCAGCGGGCAGAAGGGTGAGCGCTTTAGCCATTTCCTTAGCCTTCCCAGCAGCTACGGCAGGGTGGGTGGCATCCATTCAGATGACAGGAGGGGATACTGAGGTCAAGTCAGTACTCTTGGAGGAGGCGAGGCCATCTGGTTGCAGCATCACCTGCCAGAGCAGGTGGGCAGCTAGCAAATGGCGGCCTGAGGTGGGATCCCAGCATGCCCCATGCCCAGGACTTCCCAGGaccagccctgctgccctggtgcTCCCCTCCTGGCCGCACAGCCTCCTAGCCTGTCGCCTCGAAGGTCAGGCAGGTGCCGTGAGGCCAGGGGCAGTAAGCAGCTGTGGCTGATGCAGGGTcaagtcccccccacccctgctgacCTCGCTGGCAGGCAGGATGCACCAGCACAGGCTGTTGTGCCACTGAGCCTGCTGGGCGAAGAGAGGCAACTTGCACATCAGGAAGGGGCTGAGAAGAGGGGAGCCGGGAGCCTGCACTGCTGGGaagtggagagaggagaggggattATGACCCCCCTCTGCCATCCCCAGCTGCCTCCAGAAGCAGACCCTGGGCGGGAATCCCAGAATCCCAGCCTACCATCTACCAGCTGCAGCAGGACCCTGGGCCTTGGCTTCCCGTGTGACACCTGGGTGTCAGGTGAGGATCCCAGCAGCTGGTGTGGCCAAGCCATCGCGTGGCATCCGGTAAGGGCTCAATGTGGAGCAGCTCATTTCTTCTCACCCGCTGACCCTTCCCTTCCAGGGCCAGCCCCTGTCCCTCCAGCTCCGGACCCCCCTGTTTAGCTCCCAGGCTATACTTCAGAAACGGGGCTCTctgaagggggcagggagggaccgCTACTGAAATCACAGCAGGTCCAAGGCTGCGGCCCAcggcctcccagcccctggcttgTTCCCATATTAATGCCACAGGAGGCATCCCTGGG
Coding sequences:
- the ELOB gene encoding elongin-B isoform X1; this encodes MDVFLMIRRHKTTIFTDAKESSTVFELKRIVEGILKRPPDEQRLYKDDQLLDDGKTLGECGFTSQTARPQAPATVGLAFRADEAFEALRIEPFSSPPELPDVMKPQDSGSSANEQAVQ
- the ELOB gene encoding elongin-B isoform X2, which produces MIRRHKTTIFTDAKESSTVFELKRIVEGILKRPPDEQRLYKDDQLLDDGKTLGECGFTSQTARPQAPATVGLAFRADEAFEALRIEPFSSPPELPDVMKPQDSGSSANEQAVQ